From the Deltaproteobacteria bacterium genome, one window contains:
- the arfB gene encoding alternative ribosome rescue aminoacyl-tRNA hydrolase ArfB: MSGLRDLRVGRTLVLPRRLLAQRFARSGGAGGQNVNKVETKVELRLDLDAAEAWLGAQRTARVRERLAGRLDADGRLRIACDRHRERGRNLEAALARMEELLAAALRPARPRRPTRPTRASRERRLEGKRRQARRKRERAGPGDQAR, from the coding sequence GTGAGCGGGCTGCGCGACCTGCGCGTCGGCCGCACGCTCGTGCTGCCGCGCCGCCTGCTCGCGCAGCGCTTCGCCCGCTCCGGCGGGGCGGGCGGGCAGAACGTGAACAAGGTCGAGACCAAGGTCGAGCTGCGCCTCGACCTCGACGCCGCCGAGGCCTGGCTCGGCGCGCAACGCACCGCCCGGGTACGCGAGCGCCTCGCCGGCCGCCTCGACGCGGACGGCCGCCTGCGGATCGCCTGCGACCGCCATCGCGAGCGAGGCCGCAATCTCGAGGCCGCGCTCGCGCGCATGGAGGAGCTGCTCGCCGCCGCCCTCCGTCCGGCCCGCCCGCGCCGCCCGACGCGGCCCACCCGCGCCTCCCGGGAGCGGCGCCTCGAGGGCAAGCGGCGGCAGGCCCGGCGGAAGCGGGAGCGGGCGGGGCCCGGCGACCAGGCCCGGTGA
- a CDS encoding DUF3604 domain-containing protein — protein MERTTFAAPLALLLALAGCGEHQGPGTIEGAALPPELVRSRAGAQAEAAHALAERSFSADPDRQILFGDLHVHTTFSADAFMMGLPIQQGEGVHPVADACDFARICSALDFWSITDHAEALTPRRWEETIDTIRQCNAVAGDPADPDVVALLGWEWTQIGRTPETHYGHKNVILREWEEGRVPARPIHSASFATQAMRQKPDWRQRWLLPLGDWENRQLYFDMMTYLGELRDTPMCPDGVDVHELPTDCSEGAATPALLFDKLDQWGFDSLVIPHGTTWGIYTPPGSSWDKQLDPEQHDPARQKLVEVFSGHGSSEQYRSFREVEFGANGEAICPATQPDYEPCCQRAGTIIRSRCEDPDSPECAERVAAAQANFLAAGVQGRLTVPGAQVEDWGNCGNCTDCYLPAFGYRPRSAVQYILALSDFRDTADPLRFRFGFLASSDNHSARPGTGYKEYGRLYNTEARGPRDAGWYERVNRGVRRDPAPESVSIEEAARGLQQYQLLDFERQASFFLTGGLVGLHARGRGREAIWDALQERAVYGTSGERILLWFDLLNAPGGVLPMGSDARLAETPIFRVRAAGALEQLPGCPDAATAGLSPERLERLCRGECYHPGNVRRRITRIEVVRIRPQAVPGELVDALIQDPWRTLPCPPDESGCTVEFDDPEFLAENREILYYVRAIQEPTPAVNAGLLRCTRDESGACVGVDPCYGDYRTPRGEDCLAPNEERAWSSPIWVAPGHGFTAPASAAP, from the coding sequence GTGGAACGCACGACCTTCGCCGCCCCTCTCGCGCTCCTGCTCGCGCTCGCCGGCTGCGGCGAGCACCAGGGCCCCGGCACGATCGAAGGCGCCGCGCTCCCGCCGGAGCTCGTCCGCTCCCGCGCCGGGGCGCAGGCGGAGGCGGCCCACGCGCTCGCCGAGCGCTCGTTCTCGGCCGATCCCGATCGCCAGATCCTGTTCGGGGACCTGCACGTCCACACCACCTTCTCGGCCGACGCCTTCATGATGGGCCTGCCGATCCAGCAGGGCGAGGGCGTCCACCCCGTCGCCGACGCCTGCGACTTCGCCCGCATCTGCTCGGCCCTCGACTTCTGGAGCATCACCGACCACGCCGAGGCGCTGACCCCGCGGCGCTGGGAGGAGACGATCGACACGATCCGGCAGTGCAACGCGGTTGCCGGCGATCCCGCCGACCCCGACGTCGTGGCGCTGCTCGGCTGGGAGTGGACCCAGATCGGGCGCACGCCCGAGACCCACTACGGGCACAAGAACGTGATCCTGCGCGAGTGGGAGGAGGGGCGCGTCCCGGCGCGCCCGATCCACTCGGCCAGCTTCGCGACCCAGGCGATGCGCCAGAAGCCGGACTGGCGCCAGCGCTGGCTGCTGCCGCTCGGCGACTGGGAGAACCGCCAGCTCTACTTCGACATGATGACCTACCTCGGGGAGCTTCGCGACACGCCGATGTGTCCAGACGGCGTGGACGTCCACGAGCTCCCGACGGACTGCTCCGAGGGCGCCGCCACGCCCGCGCTGCTCTTCGACAAGCTCGACCAGTGGGGCTTCGACTCGCTGGTGATCCCGCACGGAACGACCTGGGGCATCTACACGCCGCCCGGCTCGTCGTGGGACAAGCAGCTCGATCCGGAGCAGCACGACCCCGCGCGCCAGAAGCTCGTCGAGGTCTTCTCGGGGCACGGGAGCTCCGAGCAGTACCGGAGCTTCCGCGAGGTGGAGTTCGGCGCGAACGGCGAGGCGATCTGCCCGGCGACCCAGCCCGACTACGAGCCCTGCTGCCAGCGTGCCGGCACGATCATCCGCAGCCGCTGCGAGGACCCGGACTCGCCGGAGTGCGCGGAGCGGGTGGCGGCGGCGCAGGCGAACTTCCTGGCCGCCGGGGTGCAGGGCCGGCTCACCGTGCCGGGCGCGCAGGTGGAGGACTGGGGCAACTGCGGCAACTGCACCGACTGCTACCTGCCGGCCTTCGGCTACCGGCCGCGCAGCGCGGTCCAGTACATCCTCGCGCTCTCCGACTTCCGGGACACGGCCGATCCGCTGCGCTTCCGCTTCGGCTTCCTCGCGTCGAGCGACAACCACTCCGCCCGCCCCGGCACCGGCTACAAGGAGTACGGGCGCCTCTACAACACCGAGGCACGCGGCCCGCGCGACGCCGGGTGGTACGAGCGCGTCAACCGGGGCGTGCGTCGCGACCCCGCACCCGAGTCGGTGTCGATCGAGGAGGCGGCGCGCGGCCTCCAGCAGTACCAGCTCCTCGACTTCGAGCGCCAGGCGTCGTTCTTCCTGACCGGCGGGCTGGTCGGGCTCCACGCCCGGGGCCGCGGCCGCGAGGCGATCTGGGACGCGCTCCAGGAGCGCGCGGTCTACGGGACCAGCGGCGAGCGCATCCTGCTCTGGTTCGACCTGCTGAACGCGCCGGGCGGCGTGCTGCCGATGGGAAGCGACGCGAGGCTCGCCGAGACCCCGATCTTCCGCGTGCGTGCGGCCGGCGCCCTCGAACAGCTCCCGGGCTGCCCCGACGCCGCGACGGCAGGCCTGTCGCCCGAGCGCCTCGAGCGGCTGTGCCGCGGCGAGTGCTACCACCCGGGCAACGTGCGGCGGCGCATCACGCGCATCGAGGTCGTGCGGATCCGGCCGCAGGCGGTCCCGGGCGAGCTGGTCGACGCCCTGATCCAGGACCCGTGGCGCACGCTTCCCTGCCCGCCCGACGAGAGCGGCTGCACCGTCGAGTTCGACGATCCCGAGTTCCTCGCCGAGAACCGCGAGATCCTCTACTACGTGCGCGCGATCCAGGAGCCGACGCCCGCGGTGAACGCGGGCCTGCTGCGCTGCACCCGCGACGAGAGCGGCGCCTGCGTCGGCGTCGACCCCTGCTACGGCGACTACCGCACCCCGCGCGGCGAGGACTGCCTCGCGCCCAACGAGGAGCGCGCCTGGTCCTCGCCGATCTGGGTCGCGCCCGGCCACGGCTTCACCGCACCGGCGTCCGCGGCGCCCTGA
- the mtnP gene encoding S-methyl-5'-thioadenosine phosphorylase, with amino-acid sequence MARIGIIGGSGLDDPQLLAGARDEAVTTPWGAPSSPLRHGRIEGVECLLLARHGRAHTIPPSQVNNRANLHALKTAGCTHVLATTAVGSLRQEVGRGDLVVLDQFIDWTRGRAQSFHERFEPGQPVHTPMADPFDARLRERLIAAARALGLRHHPRGTVVTIEGPRFSTRAESRMLRSFGADVVNMSTAPECALANEAGLPYAAVAMATDYDSWKEDEPPVTWEEITRTFAANVEAVVSLLVRAIAALGASPLDRT; translated from the coding sequence TTGGCGCGCATCGGCATCATCGGCGGCTCGGGGCTCGACGACCCGCAGCTCCTCGCGGGCGCGCGCGACGAGGCGGTCACCACGCCCTGGGGCGCCCCCTCGTCGCCGCTCCGGCACGGGCGCATCGAGGGGGTCGAGTGCCTGCTCCTCGCGCGCCACGGCCGCGCGCACACGATCCCGCCCTCGCAGGTGAACAACCGCGCCAACCTGCATGCCCTGAAGACGGCCGGCTGCACCCACGTGCTGGCCACGACCGCGGTCGGGAGCCTGCGCCAGGAGGTGGGCCGAGGCGACCTCGTCGTGCTCGATCAGTTCATCGACTGGACGCGGGGGCGGGCGCAGAGCTTCCACGAGCGCTTCGAGCCCGGCCAGCCCGTCCACACGCCGATGGCCGACCCCTTCGACGCCCGCCTGCGCGAGCGGCTGATCGCCGCCGCGCGCGCGCTCGGCCTGCGCCACCACCCGCGCGGCACGGTCGTGACCATCGAGGGCCCGCGCTTCTCGACGCGGGCCGAGTCGCGGATGCTCCGCAGCTTCGGCGCGGACGTCGTCAACATGTCGACCGCGCCCGAGTGCGCGCTCGCGAACGAGGCCGGCCTGCCCTACGCGGCGGTCGCCATGGCCACCGACTACGACTCGTGGAAGGAGGACGAGCCGCCGGTCACCTGGGAGGAGATCACGCGCACCTTCGCGGCCAACGTGGAGGCGGTCGTGTCGCTCCTGGTGCGGGCGATCGCCGCCCTCGGCGCGAGCCCCCTGGATCGGACGTGA
- a CDS encoding DUF3516 domain-containing protein, translating into MSAPDTEAPAASRLGPRLPDGPLAPEASLDRFLGWVADTGLTLYPAQEEALLELWAGKHVVLSTPTGSGKSLVALGLHWKALCEGRRSFYTAPVKALVNEKFFALCAELGPEQVGMLTGDASINWAAPVVCCTAEVLANMALRQGEAADAPCVVMDEFHFYADPARGVAWQVPLLLLERTQFLLMSATLGNTAPIEEKLVRQSGRPAAHVHSDERPVPLGFEWRETPLHETVEELLASGRAPVYVVFFTQREAAEQAQALTSAQLATREQRQAIAEALAGVRFDSPYGKDVQRILKHGVGLHHAGLLPRYRLLVEQLAQRGLLRVVCGTDTLGVGVNVPIRTVLFSGLVKFDGEKTGLLSVRDFQQIAGRAGRKGFDDHGWVVCQAPEHVVENKRIEARAAGGGKKAQKKKPPPGFVGWSKEAFEKLAASPPERLESRFRIGHGMLVASLQRGLDEGVRGTGHRLLVELIERSHEPPARKRVLRREAARLFRSLRAAGLVQRVFDVEAGCATVRLAADLQRDFSLHQSLALYLVDAVGLLDRTSPDYARDVLSLVEAILEDPRPVLQQQVQQARAELVARLKAEGVEYEERMAKLAEVTHPKPAEEFLRASFAFFCEKHPWLAEEPLRPKSVAREMWEGYEDFDHYVRRYGIQRSEGLLLRYLSQFHNVLVQSVPEAARDDELWDAIGFFRALLARVDSSLVEEWEERLRPGGASALDPSGRRRDRPAPAPQPYDLARHPRALAARVRGELHQLVRALAARDWEAAAACVRADPGDPWDEARFERALAPFFAEHGRIVFEPRARSADKTVLRQEEPRRWSLQQVLCDPGGEDLWHLAGEVDLRAERSPAGPLVRLLRIGT; encoded by the coding sequence ATGAGCGCCCCCGACACCGAAGCGCCCGCGGCCTCGCGCCTCGGCCCGCGCCTGCCCGACGGCCCGCTCGCGCCCGAGGCGTCGCTCGATCGCTTCCTCGGGTGGGTCGCCGACACGGGCCTCACGCTCTATCCCGCGCAGGAGGAGGCGCTCCTCGAGCTCTGGGCCGGCAAGCACGTGGTGCTCTCGACACCGACCGGCTCGGGCAAGTCGCTGGTGGCGCTCGGCCTGCACTGGAAGGCGCTCTGCGAGGGCCGCCGCTCGTTCTACACCGCACCGGTGAAGGCGCTCGTCAACGAGAAGTTCTTCGCGCTGTGCGCGGAGCTCGGCCCCGAGCAGGTGGGGATGCTCACCGGCGACGCCAGCATCAACTGGGCGGCGCCCGTCGTCTGCTGCACCGCCGAGGTGCTCGCGAACATGGCGCTGCGCCAGGGCGAGGCCGCCGACGCGCCCTGCGTCGTGATGGACGAGTTCCACTTCTACGCCGACCCGGCGCGGGGCGTGGCGTGGCAGGTGCCGCTCCTGCTCCTCGAGCGCACCCAGTTCCTGCTGATGTCGGCGACGCTCGGCAACACCGCGCCGATCGAGGAGAAGCTGGTGCGCCAGAGCGGGCGTCCGGCCGCCCACGTGCACAGCGACGAGCGGCCCGTGCCGCTCGGCTTCGAGTGGCGCGAGACGCCGCTCCACGAGACGGTCGAGGAGCTGCTCGCGAGCGGGCGTGCGCCCGTCTACGTCGTCTTCTTCACCCAGCGCGAGGCGGCCGAGCAGGCCCAGGCGCTGACCAGCGCGCAGCTGGCGACGCGCGAGCAGCGCCAGGCGATCGCCGAGGCGCTGGCCGGCGTGCGCTTCGACTCGCCCTACGGCAAGGACGTGCAGCGCATCCTGAAGCACGGGGTCGGCCTCCACCACGCGGGGCTCCTGCCGCGCTACCGGCTGCTGGTCGAGCAGCTCGCCCAGCGCGGCCTGCTGCGGGTCGTGTGCGGCACCGACACGCTCGGCGTCGGCGTGAACGTGCCGATCCGCACCGTGCTCTTCTCGGGGCTCGTGAAGTTCGACGGCGAGAAGACGGGCCTGCTCTCGGTCCGCGACTTCCAGCAGATCGCCGGGCGCGCCGGACGCAAGGGCTTCGACGACCACGGCTGGGTGGTGTGCCAGGCGCCCGAGCACGTGGTCGAGAACAAGCGCATCGAGGCCCGGGCGGCGGGCGGCGGGAAGAAGGCGCAGAAGAAGAAGCCGCCGCCCGGCTTCGTCGGCTGGTCGAAGGAGGCCTTCGAGAAGCTCGCGGCGAGCCCCCCGGAGAGGCTCGAGTCGCGCTTCCGGATCGGGCACGGAATGCTCGTGGCGTCGCTCCAGCGCGGGCTCGACGAAGGGGTGCGGGGGACCGGCCACCGCCTGCTCGTCGAGCTGATCGAGCGCTCGCACGAGCCGCCGGCCCGCAAGCGTGTGCTGCGCCGCGAGGCGGCCCGTCTGTTCCGCTCGCTGCGTGCGGCGGGCCTCGTCCAGCGCGTCTTCGACGTCGAGGCTGGCTGCGCCACCGTGCGCCTGGCCGCCGATCTCCAGCGCGACTTCTCGCTGCACCAGTCGCTGGCGCTCTACCTGGTCGACGCGGTCGGGCTCCTCGACCGCACGTCGCCCGACTACGCCCGCGACGTCCTGTCGCTCGTGGAGGCGATCCTCGAGGACCCCCGGCCGGTCCTCCAGCAGCAGGTGCAGCAGGCCCGGGCGGAGCTCGTGGCGCGGCTCAAGGCGGAGGGGGTCGAGTACGAGGAGCGCATGGCGAAGCTCGCCGAGGTGACCCACCCGAAGCCCGCCGAGGAGTTCCTGCGCGCGAGCTTCGCCTTCTTCTGCGAGAAGCACCCATGGCTCGCCGAGGAGCCGCTGCGCCCGAAGTCCGTGGCCCGCGAGATGTGGGAGGGCTACGAGGACTTCGACCACTACGTGCGCCGCTACGGCATCCAGCGCAGCGAGGGCCTCCTGCTCCGCTACCTCTCGCAGTTCCACAACGTGCTCGTCCAGTCGGTGCCGGAGGCCGCGCGCGACGACGAGCTGTGGGACGCGATCGGCTTCTTCCGCGCGCTGCTGGCGCGGGTGGACTCGAGCCTCGTCGAGGAGTGGGAGGAGCGCCTGCGGCCGGGCGGTGCGAGTGCTCTGGACCCTTCGGGACGGCGCCGCGATCGGCCGGCTCCGGCGCCCCAGCCCTACGACCTCGCGCGCCACCCGCGCGCGCTCGCCGCGCGCGTGCGCGGCGAGCTCCACCAGCTCGTGCGCGCGCTCGCGGCGCGCGACTGGGAGGCGGCCGCGGCGTGCGTGCGTGCCGACCCCGGGGATCCCTGGGACGAGGCGCGCTTCGAGCGCGCGCTCGCGCCCTTCTTCGCCGAGCACGGGCGCATCGTCTTCGAGCCGCGCGCCCGCAGCGCCGACAAGACCGTCCTGCGCCAGGAGGAGCCGCGGCGCTGGAGCCTGCAGCAGGTGCTCTGCGACCCGGGCGGCGAGGACCTCTGGCACCTGGCGGGCGAGGTCGACCTGCGCGCCGAGCGCTCGCCTGCGGGGCCGCTCGTCCGCCTCCTCCGGATCGGGACGTAG
- a CDS encoding DEAD/DEAH box helicase, producing MASSSLFEAVRKAASRHAWSRGVELVRAQAVTLEAEGADELRLRVAEPGAVVARAVTLLPADGAWDCDCAGEEDPCEHVAAAAIAWRQAGGALPRPAPGEGGGRLRYALSRGAGGLALARLAVAADGGEQVLAVRLRALAAGRVAGPRVAAEEIDLAVDDALDDPRGGPLGRAGLTRLLPLLARCTDVRLDGVPVRCEPEPLAPQGFVEDHAGGFLLRVELLPPGAQPVGEGFALVAGALRPLRETRLGARELAELPRGELFAPERAAELAAEVLPDLARRIPVEVRTRRLPRAGARREPPRIVIATHRQGEALAVRADLVYGDPPRARVEAGRLIPLGGAVPLRDEPAERALARRVQGELALPVGAELVLRDEAALETAARLRSWPGAIEGDAHATFVRAPALAPRLGGEGERVELWFEGATPGAPLRVDAARVLRAWEEGRTFVSIGEGGLAPLPADWLARFGREAAALLEQRRADGSLPRAALPDLARLAAALDTPPPPALDGLRALVDGFTATPPAALPPDLRAELRGYQRAGADWLCFLRDAGLGALLADDMGLGKTLQVLCALPASRRTLVVCPTSVLQNWADELRRFRPGLAVAIYHGPARSLDPGADVTLTTYAILRLEAEALAAAAWDTVVLDEAQAIKSPDSQVARAARALRAGWRVAVTGTPVENRLEELWSQLHFASPGLLGSRASFQTRWARPIAAGEPGVAEALRRRLRPFVLRRRKSEVAPELPPRIERVLRCELDPEERAVYEAIRAATRREVAERLTAGASPLAALEALLRLRQAACHRGLVPGQQAGAGPAGSSKLELLVEELGTAVAEGHKALVFSQWTSLLDRVEPALAAAGIAWTRLDGSTRDRAGVVARFQDAAGPPVLLVSLKAGGSGLNLTAADHVFLLDPWWNPAVEDQAADRAHRIGQTRPVEIHRLVAADSVEERVLALQARKRAAADAALGDAGAAAALTREDLLALLD from the coding sequence ATGGCTTCCTCGTCGCTCTTCGAGGCGGTGCGCAAGGCGGCCTCGCGCCACGCCTGGTCGCGGGGCGTCGAGCTCGTGCGCGCGCAGGCCGTCACGCTCGAGGCGGAGGGCGCGGACGAGCTGCGCCTGCGGGTCGCCGAGCCGGGCGCGGTGGTCGCGCGTGCGGTGACGCTGCTCCCGGCCGACGGCGCCTGGGACTGCGACTGCGCCGGCGAGGAGGACCCCTGCGAGCACGTCGCCGCCGCGGCGATCGCGTGGCGACAGGCGGGCGGCGCCCTGCCCCGCCCGGCGCCCGGCGAAGGTGGCGGGCGGCTGCGCTACGCGCTCTCGCGCGGTGCGGGCGGGCTCGCGCTCGCGCGGCTCGCCGTCGCAGCCGACGGCGGCGAGCAGGTGCTCGCGGTGCGCCTGCGCGCGCTCGCGGCCGGGCGCGTCGCGGGCCCCCGCGTGGCCGCCGAGGAGATCGATCTCGCGGTCGACGATGCGCTCGACGACCCGCGCGGGGGCCCTCTCGGCCGCGCCGGCCTCACGCGCCTCCTGCCGCTCCTCGCGCGCTGCACCGACGTGCGTCTCGACGGGGTCCCGGTGCGCTGCGAGCCCGAGCCGCTCGCACCCCAGGGCTTCGTCGAGGACCACGCGGGCGGCTTCCTGCTGCGCGTCGAGCTGCTGCCGCCCGGCGCCCAGCCGGTCGGCGAGGGCTTCGCGCTCGTCGCGGGCGCGCTCCGGCCACTCCGCGAGACGCGCCTCGGCGCCCGCGAGCTCGCAGAGCTCCCGCGCGGGGAACTCTTCGCGCCCGAGCGTGCGGCCGAGCTCGCGGCCGAGGTGCTCCCGGACCTCGCGCGGCGCATCCCGGTGGAGGTGCGGACGCGGCGGCTTCCGCGCGCCGGCGCGCGCCGCGAGCCGCCGCGGATCGTGATCGCGACGCACCGCCAGGGCGAGGCGCTCGCCGTGCGTGCCGACCTCGTCTACGGCGACCCGCCGCGCGCGCGCGTCGAGGCAGGCCGGCTGATCCCGCTCGGAGGCGCCGTGCCGCTCCGCGACGAGCCTGCCGAGCGGGCGCTCGCGCGGCGCGTGCAGGGCGAGCTGGCGCTCCCGGTCGGCGCCGAGCTCGTGCTGCGCGACGAGGCCGCGCTCGAGACCGCCGCGCGCCTGCGGAGCTGGCCGGGCGCGATCGAGGGCGATGCGCACGCCACCTTCGTCCGCGCGCCCGCGCTCGCGCCGAGGCTCGGCGGCGAAGGGGAGCGCGTCGAGCTCTGGTTCGAGGGCGCCACGCCGGGCGCGCCCCTCCGGGTGGACGCTGCGCGCGTGCTGCGCGCCTGGGAGGAGGGACGCACGTTCGTGTCGATCGGCGAGGGAGGCCTTGCGCCCCTCCCCGCCGACTGGCTCGCGCGCTTCGGCCGCGAGGCGGCGGCCCTGCTCGAGCAGCGCCGCGCCGACGGCAGCCTGCCGCGCGCCGCGCTTCCGGATCTCGCCCGCCTCGCCGCCGCGCTCGACACCCCGCCGCCCCCCGCCCTCGACGGGCTGCGCGCCCTCGTCGACGGCTTCACGGCGACGCCGCCCGCCGCGCTGCCGCCGGACCTGCGCGCGGAGCTGCGCGGCTACCAGCGCGCGGGCGCCGACTGGCTCTGCTTCCTGCGCGACGCCGGCCTCGGCGCGCTGCTCGCCGACGACATGGGCCTCGGCAAGACGCTCCAGGTGCTCTGCGCCCTGCCTGCCTCCAGGCGGACCCTCGTCGTGTGCCCGACGAGCGTGCTCCAGAACTGGGCCGACGAGCTGCGCCGCTTCCGGCCGGGCCTCGCCGTCGCCATCTACCACGGCCCCGCGCGGAGCCTCGATCCCGGCGCCGACGTGACCCTCACGACCTACGCGATCCTGCGTCTCGAGGCGGAGGCGCTCGCCGCCGCCGCCTGGGACACGGTCGTCCTCGACGAGGCCCAGGCGATCAAGAGCCCGGACAGCCAGGTCGCCCGGGCCGCCCGCGCGCTGCGCGCCGGCTGGCGCGTGGCCGTGACCGGCACGCCGGTCGAGAACCGCCTCGAGGAGCTGTGGAGCCAGCTCCACTTCGCGAGCCCGGGGCTGCTCGGCTCGCGCGCCTCGTTCCAGACGCGCTGGGCGCGGCCGATCGCGGCCGGCGAGCCGGGCGTCGCCGAGGCGCTGCGCCGGCGCCTGCGCCCCTTCGTGCTGCGCCGCCGCAAGAGCGAGGTCGCCCCCGAGCTGCCGCCGCGCATCGAGCGCGTGCTGCGCTGCGAGCTCGACCCCGAGGAGCGCGCGGTCTACGAGGCGATCCGTGCCGCCACGCGCCGCGAGGTCGCCGAGCGCCTCACGGCGGGTGCGAGCCCGCTCGCCGCGCTCGAGGCGCTCCTGCGCCTGCGCCAGGCCGCCTGCCACCGCGGGCTCGTGCCGGGGCAGCAGGCGGGTGCGGGTCCGGCGGGCTCGTCGAAGCTCGAGCTGCTCGTCGAGGAGCTCGGCACGGCGGTCGCCGAGGGCCACAAGGCGCTGGTCTTCTCGCAGTGGACGAGCCTGCTCGACCGGGTCGAGCCGGCCCTCGCGGCGGCGGGGATCGCCTGGACCCGGCTCGACGGCAGCACCCGCGACCGCGCCGGGGTGGTGGCCCGCTTCCAGGACGCGGCGGGGCCGCCGGTCCTGCTCGTCTCGCTCAAGGCCGGGGGCAGCGGCCTGAACCTGACCGCGGCCGACCACGTCTTCCTGCTCGACCCGTGGTGGAACCCGGCGGTCGAGGACCAGGCCGCGGACCGCGCGCACCGGATCGGCCAGACCCGGCCGGTCGAGATCCACCGGCTCGTCGCGGCCGACAGCGTCGAGGAGCGCGTGCTGGCGCTCCAGGCGCGCAAGCGTGCCGCCGCCGACGCGGCGCTCGGCGACGCGGGTGCCGCCGCGGCGCTCACCCGCGAGGACCTGCTGGCCCTGCTCGACTAG
- a CDS encoding acyl-CoA desaturase, with protein sequence MREGETTNAEPVRPPTHADGLWANATLDRITYALYWGVHVAALGVFVTGFTKTALLLFALTFWGRLFGITAGYHRYFAHKSFRTSRAFQFVLALLGTLATQKGPLWWASLHRIHHRESDGPHDVHSPKRGFWYSHQGWIFDKRWQATRLDLIPDFARYPEIRWLNRWHFVPPVALAVACFAIGGWPGLFWGYFLSTTLLWHATYTINSLMHLVGGRRFETGDTSRNSLALALLTCGEGWHNNHHFYQASCRQGFRPWEVDATYYVLRGLAAIGLVSNLREPPAWMKETGASRAPELSEAA encoded by the coding sequence ATGCGCGAAGGGGAGACGACGAACGCCGAGCCCGTGCGGCCGCCGACCCATGCCGACGGGCTCTGGGCGAACGCCACGCTCGACCGCATCACCTACGCGCTCTACTGGGGCGTGCACGTCGCGGCGCTCGGTGTCTTCGTGACCGGCTTCACCAAGACCGCCCTCCTGCTCTTCGCCCTCACCTTCTGGGGCCGTCTGTTCGGCATCACCGCGGGCTACCACCGCTACTTCGCGCACAAGAGCTTCCGGACGAGCCGCGCCTTCCAGTTCGTGCTGGCGCTGCTCGGGACCCTGGCGACGCAGAAGGGCCCGCTCTGGTGGGCGAGCCTGCACCGCATCCACCACCGCGAGTCGGACGGCCCGCACGACGTCCACTCGCCCAAGCGCGGCTTCTGGTACTCGCACCAGGGCTGGATCTTCGACAAGCGCTGGCAGGCGACGCGCCTCGACCTGATCCCGGACTTCGCGCGCTACCCCGAGATCCGCTGGCTCAACCGCTGGCACTTCGTGCCGCCGGTGGCGCTCGCCGTCGCCTGCTTCGCGATCGGCGGCTGGCCGGGCCTCTTCTGGGGCTACTTCCTGTCGACGACCCTGCTCTGGCACGCGACCTACACGATCAACTCGCTGATGCACCTGGTCGGCGGGCGGCGCTTCGAGACCGGCGACACGAGCCGCAACAGCCTGGCGCTGGCTCTGCTCACCTGCGGCGAGGGCTGGCACAACAACCATCACTTCTACCAGGCGAGCTGCCGCCAGGGCTTCCGCCCCTGGGAGGTGGACGCGACCTACTACGTGCTGCGCGGGCTCGCGGCGATCGGCCTCGTGAGCAACCTGCGCGAGCCGCCTGCCTGGATGAAGGAGACCGGCGCGAGCCGCGCGCCCGAGCTGAGCGAGGCCGCCTAG
- a CDS encoding universal stress protein: MAIVCATDFSPGAEHGLRTAAAFARACGERLLLVHVTDLGALAWTGRKLQDELSQAATARLAEVAAGLASGGLEVETRALVGRPDERIGELAREVSARLLVMGIVGHRPGPRWRVGSLATRLARAVPAPVLLAADAAPFEACAGGRRALRALVAVDASASGDAAAAALASLRRLGACDALLLHLCEPAGAATARAELEARFGAPAGPGTTEIRIEPAVRWLADQIALVAEQERADVVVVGGRQRSGLERIRQDSVSEALLRLAPASVLRAPAGGA, encoded by the coding sequence GTGGCGATCGTCTGTGCGACGGACTTCTCGCCCGGGGCGGAGCACGGCCTGCGCACGGCGGCCGCCTTCGCGCGCGCCTGCGGCGAGCGCCTGCTGCTCGTACACGTGACCGACCTCGGCGCCCTGGCCTGGACGGGGCGCAAGCTCCAGGACGAGCTCTCGCAGGCCGCCACGGCGCGTCTCGCCGAGGTCGCCGCCGGGCTCGCGAGCGGCGGGCTCGAGGTCGAGACGCGCGCGCTCGTCGGCCGGCCCGACGAGCGCATCGGCGAGCTCGCGCGCGAGGTCTCGGCGCGGCTCCTGGTGATGGGCATCGTCGGCCATCGTCCGGGCCCGCGTTGGAGGGTCGGGAGCCTCGCCACCCGGCTGGCGCGCGCGGTGCCGGCGCCCGTCCTGCTGGCCGCCGACGCCGCGCCCTTCGAGGCCTGCGCGGGCGGCCGGCGCGCGCTGCGGGCGCTGGTGGCGGTGGACGCCTCGGCGAGCGGCGACGCCGCGGCCGCCGCGCTCGCGAGCCTGCGCCGGCTCGGTGCCTGCGACGCGCTGCTCCTCCACCTCTGCGAGCCGGCAGGTGCGGCCACCGCCCGCGCCGAGCTCGAGGCGCGTTTCGGCGCGCCGGCGGGGCCGGGGACGACCGAGATCCGCATCGAGCCGGCGGTCCGCTGGCTCGCGGACCAGATCGCGCTGGTGGCCGAGCAGGAGCGCGCCGACGTGGTCGTGGTCGGCGGCCGGCAGCGAAGCGGGCTCGAGCGGATTCGACAGGATTCGGTGTCGGAAGCCCTGCTGCGCCTGGCGCCGGCCTCGGTGCTGCGCGCGCCGGCCGGGGGCGCGTGA